Below is a window of Candidatus Hydrogenedens sp. DNA.
TAACCGGTGCTCAATCCGTTGTGATGCAGGCAGGGTATTTACAAGGACAAACGCTAAGTCTAACTATCAGTGGAGCCACAGCAGCGATACTGAGTGTGAACAATTTAGCGGTGTCCTCTCGTGCTCTTGCAGAATCGGCTATTACACTAGTTGATAATGCTTTGAAATCCGTAAATACCTTACGGGCAACGCTGGGTGCTTATCAGAACCGTATGGAGTTTACTATTAATACCTTAGCAATACAGCAAGAAAACTCGGCAGCGTCTGAAAGTGCTATTCGCGATGCGGATATTGCTCAGGTAACCATTCGGTTTACCCGGAACCAGATACTTGTAAATGCAGGAACTTCTGTATTAGCCCAAGCTAATGTCGTTCCACAAACAGCGTTACAGTTATTAAGATAATTTGTGGAAAACATTAAGTTTGATTAAATTTGAATTATTATTGGACAAAAAGTACATGGATGGAATAACTATAACTCATGGAGGAATTTAGTTATGGGTTTAAGGATTAACACAAACATACCGGCCATCAATGCAAGCCGCGTACTCCGTAGAACGACAGGAGATTTAAACAAAACGCTGGAACAGTTATCCAGTGGTTTGCGTATCAATCGTGCTGCGGATGATGCTGCAGGACTTGCTATCGCTGAGGCGTTTCGTTCTCAAGTATTGGGAACCGGTGTAGCTCAGCGGAATGCGCAAGATGGCATTAGCCTTGTTCAGACAGCAGAAGGCGCATTAAGTGAAACGACAAACATTCTGCAACGAATGCGTGAACTGGCTGTTCAAGCGGCAAACGGCACACAAAGCGATAATAATCGGTTGGCAATACAAGGTGAAATTAATCAATTAATTCAGCAAATTAATGCAATTGCCACAGATACAGAGTTTAATGGCATAGCCGTTTTAAACACAACCAGTGCTATTCAGATTCAGGCTGGAGTTTATTCCGGGCAAACCCTTGCTTTGAGTATGGCTTCGGCAACGGCAGCAGCACTGGGTGTCAGTTTAGTAAGTGTTGTTTCCGCTGTATTAGCCGCTTCCGCAATTAGTGTAATTGATGCGGCTTTAGGCACTGTAAATACCCTGCGGGCCAGATTGGGTGCTTATCAAAATCGTTTAGAGTTTACGATAAATACCCTTGCGATTCAGCAGGAGAATGCCTCCGCATCAGAAAGCGCTATTCGTGATGCAGATATAGCCCAGGTGACGATACGCTTTACCCGGAACCAAATTTTACTGAACGCTGGAACATCCGTATTAGCACAAGCGAATGTTGTTCCCCAAACAGCATTACAGTTGTTGAGGTAAAGTTACTCCCGGAGGCAGGGCTAATCCCCTGCCTCCATCTTGAACATATATTATCAGTATGAACTTTTGAGGGGATGGCGTGAAAGCCCCAAAAGCATATCTGATAATTAAAAGAAAAGGAATTCTGGATAAGTGTTAAACACTCAAGGAGGTAAGAACTATGGGACTTCGAATAAACACAAACATCCCGGCGCTGAATACAGCACGAGTTTTACGAAAGTCCACTCTTGACCTTAATAAAAGTCTGGAAAGGTTAAGTAGTGGTCTGCGTATTAATCGTGCTGCGGATGATGCTGCAGGACTTGCCATTGCAGAAAGTTTTCGGGCTCAAGTTCGCGGGACGAGCGTGGCTCAGCGCAATGCTCAGGATGGTATCAGTCTGGTGCAGACAGCAGAAGGGGCATTAAGCGAAACCACAAATATATTACAAAGAATTCGTGAACTTGCAGTTCAGGCTTCCAATGGAACTCTAAGTAGCAACAATCGCAGTGCATTGAACACAGAAGCCCAGGAGTTGATTTCGCAAATTGATAAGATTGCGAATGATACAGAGTTCAATAGCTTGCGGATATTGAGTGCTACCAATAGTGTTGTCCTTCAAGCGGGACCTAATCAAGGACAAACTTTGACAGTTTCTATTGATGCAGCCAATGCCAGCGTTTTAGGTATAAGCGGGATTACTCTGGCTTAT
It encodes the following:
- a CDS encoding flagellin, coding for MGLRINTNIPALNTARVLRKSTLDLNKSLERLSSGLRINRAADDAAGLAIAESFRAQVRGTSVAQRNAQDGISLVQTAEGALSETTNILQRIRELAVQASNGTLSSNNRSALNTEAQELISQIDKIANDTEFNSLRILSATNSVVLQAGPNQGQTLTVSIDAANASVLGISGITLAYADSAAAAITKVDDALKSVNTLRSKLGAYQNRLEFTINTLAIQEENAASSESAIRDADVAQETIRFTRNQILVNAGTSVLAQANIVPQTALALLR
- a CDS encoding flagellin; amino-acid sequence: MGLRINTNIPAINASRVLRRTTGDLNKTLEQLSSGLRINRAADDAAGLAIAEAFRSQVLGTGVAQRNAQDGISLVQTAEGALSETTNILQRMRELAVQAANGTQSDNNRLAIQGEINQLIQQINAIATDTEFNGIAVLNTTSAIQIQAGVYSGQTLALSMASATAAALGVSLVSVVSAVLAASAISVIDAALGTVNTLRARLGAYQNRLEFTINTLAIQQENASASESAIRDADIAQVTIRFTRNQILLNAGTSVLAQANVVPQTALQLLR